The following is a genomic window from Saprospiraceae bacterium.
TAAAGAAATCTTTTTCGAAATATTTATAAAAAAAACACCATAACCAACCGACTGGAATGCCATTCCAAAAATTGCCCAAATTCTCCCAGTATTTTCAGAACCATTTAACGCTTTTGCCTCAAACAAATTGCTAATAAAATTTTTTGACCAGCCGAAGCCCACAGAATTTTTGTCAAGCAACGAGCCTCCTGGATAGGCTAACGCTGCAATTACTATTAAAATTACTGAAATAGTCATACATATAAAGACCAAATACTTCTTAATCATTTTAGTCAAGTTTGTTGTAATGTTGTTGAGGCTTCGTTGTTTTATCAGCACTAAGGAAATTTAGTATTGTCTCATTGTATTCGTTTGGTTTGTCCCACCATATAATGTGTCCAGCATTCTCAATAAATTTATATTCCCCTTTTAGTAAGTCCACATATTCATATACAGATGAATATTCGCCTTGGTCATACTGTCCTTGCAAAACAAAAGTCGGGATATTCAGTTGTTTTAATTTGGTTCTAATATCTGCAAGGTTTCCATAATAGTTGCTAAATCCGTGAGAATAACCACCTGCACCACCTTCTTCGGGTTTTACATTCTTTGGGTCGGCTACCATTCCTTTGGTGAATTTAGAAGCCATTGTATTAGTATAATCATCAAACTCCCTATCGCTTGCCCATTTGAAATTAAAAGCCAAGGCACATAACATTGACATTACAATTCTTGGTTGTAAAAAATCTTTTTCAGTTTGCTCAAATACTTCTATTGGCTTTTTAAATTGATATTGTGCAGGTGTTGGATATAGTTTATTCATGACAGCCATTGTTCCATCAGTATTCGTTCTATAAGGTTGCAAGTCACCCGGTGAAGAAAGTATTAATTTATCCACTTTGTCTGGATGATTAGCTACAAAATGAGTTGCCAAAATTCCTCCAAAAGAATGCCCTATCAAAATGACCTTTTCTGTCTTTATTTGAGTGTTAATAATTTCGTTTAGGTCTTTCAAATGCCTTTCAAAAGAATAATCTCTTGGCTTAGGTAATCTGTCTGAAAGACCTGAACCAATTTGGTCATAAAGATAAACATCAAAACCGTTTTTAGCCACTTCTTTCATTTGAGAGATAATGGCTGAATGAATATATCCTCCTGGTCCGCCATGTAAAAAAATTATAATAGGTTTAATGTTAGCAGTGTCTCCCTTAATATTTGTATATGCTATTTTATAACCATTTTGCATTGTCCAATACTTTGTATCAGGTCTTGGTTGAATTGGTTTTACATTTTGACTTAAGGGTATTATACTCCAAATAAGTAGAATTAAAAAAACTAATCCGAGGGTTCGAAATGTGTATTTTAATATTCGTCTGAAAAGTGATTTTTTCTTCTTTTCTATTGTCATAATATTTTGTCAAAGTAATTCTTACGATTGTTTCGTAAAAGTTGATTAGTGTATTCCTCGGTACTGTGTGGACGTCCTACAATGACCGCTAACGGCTGTGCTTTGCGACGGTTTTTGGCGATAGCCAAAACTGGCGTCAAAGCATCTGTTATGATGTGTTATTTAATTAACCGATAATTTGATATGTTTTCCAAAGCCTTCTCTGAAAATTCTCATGATGGTTGACAATCTTATATCGGAAGCATTGTTTTCGATTCTTGAAATATAACTTTTTGTCGTACCGCATTTATTGGCCAACTCTTCCTGAGTCATACCTTCTTTGGTTCGCAAATCCTGAAGCATTACACCCAATTTGAACGCTTCGAATCCTTCTTCATACTCGGTTCTGGATTTAGTACCTACTTTTCCGTATTGTTCGTCGAGATGATCTCTAAATGATGTTAAATTACTACTTTTCATTGAAGTACTGTTTTTTAATTTTAAGTGCTTTCTCTATTTCAGATTTAGGGGTTTTGTTTGTTTTCTTTTGGAATCCGTTGATAGCTACAATCAATTTTCCAGCGTCAAAAAAAGAGAAAATTCTATAAATATTTGATTCAATTTCAACCCTAATCTCGTAAAGTCCATCTGTGTTAGCTAAGTGTTTGAAATATTTTTCTGGAATATGTTCAACTGTTTCCAAAAGGTTGATTGTCCAATCTACTTTTAGTTTGGCCTTTTTATCTAATCCTTGATAGAAATTTCGAAAATGCTCTCCATAAAAAGCTACTTCTCTTACTAAATCAGATTTCATTAAGCAAAGTTAGCTATTTAGACAACATTTCCAAGTTTTTATAGTTCATTTTTTCTCATTTAATACATCACAACGTTCTCTGGCTTCACGTCTGTTGCTGCTGCAAAGACTGACCAAAACAAAAATACAGAATTTTTTAGAAAGATAAATTGGAATAACTTGCTTATTTTCCATAAAATACAAAACGCAAGCGCAAGCTCAGCAATAGCGTGAAACCAGTGTTGTATGCTGTTTATTTATTTTTTCATAGTCCTTCTGCAAATTTAAAAGTTTCATACATATTCACAATTCCACCAGATTTGGATAGTGAAGAAAATCTAACTAATTTTTCACTTTTGGGTTGAACTGTTTCAATTTCTATTTTTTTTTATCGGTGACAAAATGCAGTTCATAATTTCTTTGTAAGTCAATTGTGGATAATAACTCCAAAGTGTTGCCACAAGTCCTGCTACTATTGGTGTTGCAAAACTTGTCCCAGAACGATTTTCTAAATACTTATTATTTAATGTTGGATAATATAAATGTTCTCCAGGTGCAAATACATTTACTTGTTGTTGACCATAATTTGAAAAATTACAAGCAAGATTGTTTGATGAATAGCTTGATGCACCAACTCTTATAACATTATCTACTCTTTTCCCATTAGCTAATTCAGCCGATGGGAATCTTATTGGATTATCAATATTTATCGATAGATTACCCGCAGATTGAACTATTATTACTCCTTTTTTTTGGGCATATCTAAAAGCTTTGTCTATAAGTTTTCTATTAAGGCAAGTAAAATTACTAAAACTCATATTTATAACTTTTGCTCCATTGTCAACAGCATATTTTATTGCATTGTATAAATCTTTGTCGTTTTGGTCTTGATTAACATTTACAAATATTCTAATGGGCATTATTAAAATACTATTGCTTTCTGTTAAGTAATTATAATCTGCAATTAATCCTGCACAAGCAGTGCCATGTTCTTCCTTTGGAAAAACATTATTAGTTCCATAATATTTTTGATTTTTGTTTTCAGGATAAATATTTTCTTTGTGAAAATAAAAATATGGGTTTGAATTTTCAATTAGTGTATTTATATATAGTATTTCATTATCAATTTCTTCAATTCTTTCATTCCACTCGTTAATTTTTTTGTTTATGCTAAAATTTAACGAGTCTGAACTTGTTTCCAAAAATTTAATCCTTTTCAAGTAGTTTTTGTAAAGAGTTGAATCTTGTTCCTTTGTTATAGGATTTTCTTTTAGTGTTTTATAATCTACATTTTCAATATTTAGTTTGTCTTTATAGTATTCTAAAAGTCGATTATAATCGTTAATAAATTCTTGAAAGTAAATTTTATCCTCTGCAATTGTTTTTTCACTAAAAAAATATTCTTTTTGCAGAACAACATATTTCCATCGTTTAAAGTCAGGATGATTTTTGATTGCTATGCTATCCTTTAAGGATGCAAATTTTGGTTTTAAAAAAATGTAATCTCTAATATCTTCAGTGCAAGAAGATTTTGTGTTACCAACAAAATTCCAACCATTAATATCATCGATATAGCCATTTTTATCATCATCAATATTGTTGTTTGATATTTCTTTTTTGTTTGTCCAAATATAATTTTTAAGATAATTGTGATTGATTTCTGTACCACAATCAATAATAGCTACAATTATTTGTTGTTTTGGCTTTTTATTTTTTATAATTGTTTGTTTAGTTTTTAAAGCACTTATTCCATAAATATTATCATTTTCAAGGTCGTAAAATTGCCATTGTTTAGGTAAGTAGTTTTGATTAATGATTTGTGCTTTAGAGAATTGTCCTAAACACAAAAAAAACAGTATTAGTGGAATTCTTATCATCATATTTTAGTATTTTTCGGTTAAATAGCATACAACTCATAGGAATATCTACGAATTCGCATGTACAAAGATAAATTAATTGCACAAAACCCATAGCGAATTTGTAGATATTTAAGTTTAGACCGTTGGATTATAGCCAATTTATTTATTATACAAACAATGAAATCTTTTAATCCTACGGCCTGAAACGAGCCGTATATGGGATTTGCTTTGATTGTAGTAGTTATTTTTAATGGCTTTGGGCTATAATTTTGAGTTTTAGACATTAATCTTTTGCAATAGCTTTTGGTTTTACCTTCCTAACCTAAGATTTGATTAGATTTTTGCGTGTTCGACCTTGATTTTGACTTTTGTCTCCATAGATACCTCAGGCCTCGATGAAGCATTAGGGTCTATTGGTACTATTTTGGGTGTTTGTGCAGGCGATTTGTTTCTACTTTCTCGGCCAATGTGCTTTTCGTACCATTCAGCATCAGGTTTTATGATTTCTATCTCACTATCTGTGGATTGACATGAAACGCATTTTATTTTTTCCTCTTCTTCGTCTTCCGTTATTTGTAGTAAGGCTTTCACTATCTGAAACAATGTTCTTATGGTTTGACCATTTTCTTTGATGAGTGCCGGGATTGTTATTTTTATTTTTTCGGATTTTGATTTGGTCATGATGCCATATGTTCTTACTTTTTGAAAGTTGGGAGGTAAGACATGTATCATGATTTGTCGCATGGCTACTATGGGGTCGAGTTGCTTGATCGCTTTAGGCGCTGCTTCATTGGGTTTTTGATTTGTGTAGTCATTGTATTCCATTTTTACGATCTGTTGTTTTTCATCATACTGTATTTTTTTATTACTTACTCCTATTCTGCATATGTATCGACCTAGGTATTCTTCTATGACTTTGGTATGAGCAGTAGGTGGCGTGTTGTGTACACACCACCTCACTTCTTTGGTACTATTGATGATACCTTTTACTGTTTGATAATACGATGGATCGATTTTCTGCAGCTGACTTTCCAGCTCTTTGATAAAGATGGTTTTGAAGGTGCTACATATTTTGCGATACGGTGCGATTTTATTTTTTCGTTTGGGCCATACCCATTTGCCATCCTTGCTTACACCTCCAAAGGTGACCAGGGTATGCAGGTGTATATGTTGTTTGAGATCTGAGCCAAATGTATGCAGTACGGCTGTCATTCCGGGTGTACCTCCCTACATTTTCTGGGTCTCTTGCCAGTCGTTCTATGGTGAGCCAAGCTGCCTTAAATAGCACGCCATACAATAGTTTTGGATGGCCTTTTCCTATATAATTTAGCTCGTGAGGTATGGTAAAGATGATGTGCTGATAGGGACATTTAAGCATCTTGCTCGCCAGCTTGTCTTGCCATTGTATACGTTTTATACTTTGACATTTTGGACACTGATTATTGCCACATGACTTATATAAATAGGTCTTCTTTTTGCAACTTTTACAACTTATTACGATCCCTCCGAGCGCAGGTGTTTTACATTTACTTACATCTTTGATAAATCTGATCTCGTGCTTCTGCGGTTTGTATAGGTGGATATATGTCTCTTTGTACGCTCTAAATAGTGATCCTATGTCTGTGAATGGCCCATCAGACTGATTTGGATCGTTGTAATCGGATGGATTATGCTTTGACTCTGAAAGTTTACACATAAATGAAGGTATATCGAGGTCGTTTTTAGATTGGTGTGACCTAACATCTTCTGTATATATACAATATTCGTTCCATGTTCCATGTGATGGGTAGCGTAGCAATGACGCAATGTATGTGGGCTCACATCATGGATGATGCCTGCTTTCTCTTTAGCTCGCATCATGGCATGCTGTATGTTGCGTTCAGGCAGTGCATCTTGTGTTGTCTCCCCATAAAAAAGTCTGTCTGTAGGTCTGTAGATTTTGTAATATTGTCTTAATATTTCTATCAATTCCATCGGTACATCTACATATCTGTCTTTGTGACCCTTGCCTTTATCTATCTTGATCTGTAGTCTATCAGAATCAATGTCTTTTACCTTGACCGACAAGGCCTCACTTATGCGCATCCCCGTAGCGTATAGGAAGATGAATAAGGCTTTGTATTTAAGATTGCGTACGTGCGAAATGAGCTTTTGTACTTCTTCTTTTGATATGACATTGGGCAGTTCTTTATTTACTTTGGGTCGTGGGAACATCGGGGTATTCCACACTTGTTGAAGTACTTCAACAACGTATTTTTTAATAGCTGAGTAATCCATATTGATGGTCTTCCAATCCATTTTTTGACTGTATCTATATAAAAGATATTGTTTTACAGCAGCATCTGTAAATGGATCTTCTATGCTCTGATCGTTACAATATTGGAGATACTTCCTCAATATTGTCAGGTAAGATTTCCGGGTTTTAACTGGTGAATTGAGCAATATCAGTCGCTCATCATAAGCCTTCAGGTGGTTGTGTACAGGTATCATTTTATTGTTATTTATTTATACCTGGTAGGCCAAATATCATGCCTAATAACTTGTCTTACTGATATTTAGATATATTTATTTTTAGGTTTGTTCAACGGTTTGGCTATGTGCCGTGCCGACGTTAGGAGGAATGGACATCATAGCCTTTGTTATCGACTGGCTTCTCTTCATATGTAGCGAGTATTAATTTACCGAAGTTTACTAAATCATTATATGTTATTAATTGAATAGAATTTAAGTTAGAGTTTAACATTCTAAAGCAATCTTTTTCATCTTCTCCAAAACTTGTATTATTGCCTATAATTACCTTTATACGAGGCATTATTACTTTAACTTGATATTCTCTTTCAAGGATTAATTTATATTCTGAAAGTTTCTGAAGATAGAAAAGTGATTGACCTATAACTTGGGATAGATCAGGATGTGGAAAGTAACATTTATGACTACTGTCAAATTTCAATAAACTATGCTTTGGCCTTTTGAGTTCTATTAAATCAAGATAACCATCTACAGATTCCATAAGTATATCACCTTCACTAAATAAGGCGATCTTTCTTACATCATGTTGCTTTATATATTCAACACCAAAAACCCATAAATTTGATTCGATCCAATTTTGAAATATTTTCTCTGGTTGTCCAGCCGCATATTTTAGTAAATGAGTTTTCGCTTTAATATCGATTGTAATGTTTACAACTAATTCTAATTCAATAAGTTCTTCAAGAATTGCGATTTCTTCAGTAATTAACTTGTGGTGATATGCACCATGTAAATTTTCAATTTCTAATTCTGAAAGTGATTCTAATAACCCTTTAATTTTTTCTTGTGATTCAAATTTCTCAAGAAGATGAAGAATAGTCTCTAAATCGCTTTCTTTCAGTTGATCAAGTAATATATTTATTTCATCTGTTGTCTCAATAAATTTAGCCGACTTTTTTGCACCATCTTTTATTACGGAAATTGAATCTAAATGTTTATATAAGTTTCTGATTTCTTCGACATCTAATTCTTCTGTAAAAATTGGTACCGCTTGATCGTTTATTGCATATAATCTAAGGGTTATATTTTCGTCTGCAACAGAATCTTTAATATTAGTAAAATTCACCATAAGACGAACTTTCCCGTTATTAAACAATTCTTTATGATAGGCTACACTCATTATATTTTAGCTATAACTTCTTTATATCTGTCCGATTCTGGGTTATACCCTTCTGCTATTTCAAATTGTGAATGGTCTTCATGTATGACGATATTGATAAGATCAGAGAAGAAAAAATTTCTCCAAGATGGTAATGGTTTGGTATCACTTGTATCAGTGACTCCACTTGTTTGCCATAAATCTACCTTTGAGTTTTTAGGTTTAGTCGTATCTGTATACTGTTGTACATATAAGATATGTGGATTTCCTGTCCTAACCCCAGGAGTTTTACCTTCTTTATTGTATTCAAATGAAACAGGTTTTTTTGTTTCTATTGCTTTAATAAGTAATTCAAGATTTGTCATATTTCAATTTTTAATTTTTTGCTTGTCGATAACTTATTAATCTGCGTCATAAAAATATATTTTTTTATCAAAACGAACTAATTTTTGTAATTTTTTATCTAAAAGGTATAGCTACGCCCGCCAAATCTATGATTTGATGGTAGTAGCTCATGTCTTTTTAAAAATTTTCTCCTGCTGTATTGACTCATATCTATATACTTGTCCGGCATATATGCCGTATGTCCTGTGCCACGCATACCACATGGGGCTTGATTAGGAAACAAAAAATATCATCAGCTTAGTATTGCCTCCTTCTTTGTCTATAGATATGTGGGTCTGACCCTGCTTTCAGGGCTTTTTTACAGATAGATTTAAACTATCTAAAGGGCTCTGCACATTGGCTACACTTTGTGTGGTGACATGAGTGTAGATCATGGTCGTTTTTATACTGGCATGCCCCAACAATGCCTGTATATAAGGTAACTGGTCTTTTTTGTTTACTTTTTTTGACAGGAAAAAAAGTAAATGCCGCCCGAATAGGGCAAAAGACTAAATGAAGTGCAAATGTTTTTATAAAAATACACAAAAACTGCACACCGAAATCAAGAAATTTAAATATATAAAATTGATAATCATTAATTTAAATTATACCAAGAAGACCATAATAAACGCTTATATACATTTTTGTAAACGAATAATTTTACCCTACATATTGAGATACACCCAATTAATGAAACAAAGCACCCTACCTTACCAGATGCTCCAGACCATTGGTTTTGATGATATGTGCGGTACTGAGCAACATGCCGAGCCTTCCGGATGGAAATCCATTTCTTGCTATCCACTCAAGATAGTGTACCGGCAACTGAGCTATTTTCCTGCCTTTATATTTCCCATAAGGCATTTCTGTCAATGTCAGATCACGCAATACTGTACTGTCAGGCATTGCTTCTTCATGTATCATATCGTTGCAGTTTCTTCTACCTCTGTCAGGTCCATGACTTCTTCTTCCTGCATTACTTCATCAAGCTCTACTTTGAGATTGTCTATGATAAATACCTGGCGTTCCGGAGTATTTTTGCCCATGTAATATCCGAGGAGGTCTTCTATTTTGGTTTTTTCACCCAGGATGACAGGTTCCAGCCTGATATCGGCACCAATGAAGTCCTCAAACTCCTTGGGAGATATCTCGCCCAGCCCTTTGAACCTTGTAATTTCTGCCTTACCACGCAGTTTTTTGATAGCTTCCTGCTTTTCCTGCTCGCTGTAACAATAGAATGTCTTTTGTTTATCCCTGACCCTGAATAATGGCGTATCCAGGATATATAGATGGCCTGACTTCACCAGATCTGGAAAAAACTGAAGAAAAAATGTCAACAAGAGCAATCTTATATGCATACCATCCACGTCGGCATCTGTGGCTATGACTACACGGTTGTATCTGAGATTTTCTATGCCATCTTCGATATCCAGCGCATGCTGCAGTAAGTTTAACTCCTCGTTTTGATATACTACTTTTTTGGTCATACCATAACAGTTGAGCGGTTTGCCCCTGAGAGAAAATACTGCTTGTGTCTGTACATTTCTGGCCTTGGTGATCGATCCGCTCGCAGAGTCTCCTTCTGTGATAAATACCGTGGACTCAAGCTTTTGCTCATCGTCAGCTTTCCTGCCATCAGTCAGGTGTATCCTGCAATCACGAAGCTTTTTATTATGAATATTGGCTTTTTTTGCTCTTTGATTGGCTATTTTTTTGATATCTGCTATTTCCTTTCGTTCGCGCTCTGATTGTTGAATTTTGCGCAACAATGCATCAGCAATTTCTTTGTTTTTGTGCAGGAAGTTGTCCAGATTGGTCTTGAGAAAGTCCACCACAAATGACCTGATAGTGATACCATCCGGTGTCATGTTTTGAGATCCCAGCTTGGTTTTTGTCTGAGATTCAAATACGGGTTCTTCTACTTTGAGACTGAGAGCCCCGACTATAGATGTCTGCACATCTCTGGAGTCAAAGTCCTTTTTGTAGTAGTCCCTTAGCGTCTTGACGATGGCTTCTCTGAAAGCTGCCAGGTGTGTTCCTCCTTGTGTGGTATTCTGACCATTGACAAACGAATAGTACTCTTCACCGTATTGCATGCTGTGTGATATGGCCACTTCTATATCTTCTCCCTGGAGATGGATGATGGGATAGAGTAGATTTTCGACATCGGTTTTCCTCTCCAGCAGGTCACGTAGCCCGTTTTTTGATACAAGGGTTTTGCCATTGTAATTGAGCTTCAGACCCGCATTGAGATAAGCGTAGTTCCAAAGCTGATTTTCTACATATTCACTCCTGTATTTGAAGTGTTTAAAAATATTTTCATCAGCTATAAACTCAATTAGCGTTCCGTTTGGTTCAGTAGTTTTTTCAAGCTTATAGTCTTTGGTGATGACCCCTTCTTTAAATTCAGCCATCTTACATTCACCATCTCTGAATGAAAGTACCTTAAAGTAGCTGGAAAGCGCATTGACTGCCTTGGTACCTACTCCATTTAGTCCTACTGATTTTTTAAATGCCTTGGAATCATACTTACCACCTGTGTTGATTTTTGATACGCAATCGATCACCTTACCCAAGGGAATTCCTCTTCCAAAATCCCGGATCGTAACTTTGCCGTGCTCTATCTGAATATCTATACTCTTGCCATTGCCCATGACATACTCGTCGATAGAGTTGTCTATCACTTCTTTGAGTAAGACATAGATACCATCATCCTGAGATGATCCATCGCCGAGCTTACCGATATACATACCGGGACGTATGCGTATATGTTCCTGCCAGTCAAGGCTTTTTATATTATCTTCATTATAAATTACCGAAGTAGGTTCACTCATCTGTATGTGGTTTGTCTGAATGATGAAAACGCAAATATATAATAATTATTTTATATGTTGATTAGGTTAAGAAGTTAGTGTGTATAGGATTAAAAGTATTGCCTATATATATCAATTGAAAAAATCACTCTTGTCTTACAAAAGCACTGACTTGTCCTGCCCTGAAAGAAGGCAATAA
Proteins encoded in this region:
- a CDS encoding alpha/beta hydrolase codes for the protein MTIEKKKKSLFRRILKYTFRTLGLVFLILLIWSIIPLSQNVKPIQPRPDTKYWTMQNGYKIAYTNIKGDTANIKPIIIFLHGGPGGYIHSAIISQMKEVAKNGFDVYLYDQIGSGLSDRLPKPRDYSFERHLKDLNEIINTQIKTEKVILIGHSFGGILATHFVANHPDKVDKLILSSPGDLQPYRTNTDGTMAVMNKLYPTPAQYQFKKPIEVFEQTEKDFLQPRIVMSMLCALAFNFKWASDREFDDYTNTMASKFTKGMVADPKNVKPEEGGAGGYSHGFSNYYGNLADIRTKLKQLNIPTFVLQGQYDQGEYSSVYEYVDLLKGEYKFIENAGHIIWWDKPNEYNETILNFLSADKTTKPQQHYNKLD
- a CDS encoding helix-turn-helix transcriptional regulator — encoded protein: MKSSNLTSFRDHLDEQYGKVGTKSRTEYEEGFEAFKLGVMLQDLRTKEGMTQEELANKCGTTKSYISRIENNASDIRLSTIMRIFREGFGKHIKLSVN
- a CDS encoding type II toxin-antitoxin system RelE/ParE family toxin, with protein sequence MKSDLVREVAFYGEHFRNFYQGLDKKAKLKVDWTINLLETVEHIPEKYFKHLANTDGLYEIRVEIESNIYRIFSFFDAGKLIVAINGFQKKTNKTPKSEIEKALKIKKQYFNEK
- a CDS encoding S8 family serine peptidase, translating into MMIRIPLILFFLCLGQFSKAQIINQNYLPKQWQFYDLENDNIYGISALKTKQTIIKNKKPKQQIIVAIIDCGTEINHNYLKNYIWTNKKEISNNNIDDDKNGYIDDINGWNFVGNTKSSCTEDIRDYIFLKPKFASLKDSIAIKNHPDFKRWKYVVLQKEYFFSEKTIAEDKIYFQEFINDYNRLLEYYKDKLNIENVDYKTLKENPITKEQDSTLYKNYLKRIKFLETSSDSLNFSINKKINEWNERIEEIDNEILYINTLIENSNPYFYFHKENIYPENKNQKYYGTNNVFPKEEHGTACAGLIADYNYLTESNSILIMPIRIFVNVNQDQNDKDLYNAIKYAVDNGAKVINMSFSNFTCLNRKLIDKAFRYAQKKGVIIVQSAGNLSINIDNPIRFPSAELANGKRVDNVIRVGASSYSSNNLACNFSNYGQQQVNVFAPGEHLYYPTLNNKYLENRSGTSFATPIVAGLVATLWSYYPQLTYKEIMNCILSPIKKNRN
- a CDS encoding transposase, encoding MTAVLHTFGSDLKQHIHLHTLVTFGGVSKDGKWVWPKRKNKIAPYRKICSTFKTIFIKELESQLQKIDPSYYQTVKGIINSTKEVRWCVHNTPPTAHTKVIEEYLGRYICRIGVSNKKIQYDEKQQIVKMEYNDYTNQKPNEAAPKAIKQLDPIVAMRQIMIHVLPPNFQKVRTYGIMTKSKSEKIKITIPALIKENGQTIRTLFQIVKALLQITEDEEEEKIKCVSCQSTDSEIEIIKPDAEWYEKHIGRESRNKSPAQTPKIVPIDPNASSRPEVSMETKVKIKVEHAKI
- a CDS encoding tyrosine-type recombinase/integrase; amino-acid sequence: MIPVHNHLKAYDERLILLNSPVKTRKSYLTILRKYLQYCNDQSIEDPFTDAAVKQYLLYRYSQKMDWKTINMDYSAIKKYVVEVLQQVWNTPMFPRPKVNKELPNVISKEEVQKLISHVRNLKYKALFIFLYATGMRISEALSVKVKDIDSDRLQIKIDKGKGHKDRYVDVPMELIEILRQYYKIYRPTDRLFYGETTQDALPERNIQHAMMRAKEKAGIIHDVSPHTLRHCYATHHMEHGTNIVYIQKMLGHTNLKTTSIYLHLCVNFQSQSIIHPITTIQISLMGHSQT
- a CDS encoding DUF4263 domain-containing protein, whose product is MSVAYHKELFNNGKVRLMVNFTNIKDSVADENITLRLYAINDQAVPIFTEELDVEEIRNLYKHLDSISVIKDGAKKSAKFIETTDEINILLDQLKESDLETILHLLEKFESQEKIKGLLESLSELEIENLHGAYHHKLITEEIAILEELIELELVVNITIDIKAKTHLLKYAAGQPEKIFQNWIESNLWVFGVEYIKQHDVRKIALFSEGDILMESVDGYLDLIELKRPKHSLLKFDSSHKCYFPHPDLSQVIGQSLFYLQKLSEYKLILEREYQVKVIMPRIKVIIGNNTSFGEDEKDCFRMLNSNLNSIQLITYNDLVNFGKLILATYEEKPVDNKGYDVHSS
- a CDS encoding DUF3820 family protein, whose protein sequence is MPDSTVLRDLTLTEMPYGKYKGRKIAQLPVHYLEWIARNGFPSGRLGMLLSTAHIIKTNGLEHLVR
- a CDS encoding type IIA DNA topoisomerase subunit B, producing MSEPTSVIYNEDNIKSLDWQEHIRIRPGMYIGKLGDGSSQDDGIYVLLKEVIDNSIDEYVMGNGKSIDIQIEHGKVTIRDFGRGIPLGKVIDCVSKINTGGKYDSKAFKKSVGLNGVGTKAVNALSSYFKVLSFRDGECKMAEFKEGVITKDYKLEKTTEPNGTLIEFIADENIFKHFKYRSEYVENQLWNYAYLNAGLKLNYNGKTLVSKNGLRDLLERKTDVENLLYPIIHLQGEDIEVAISHSMQYGEEYYSFVNGQNTTQGGTHLAAFREAIVKTLRDYYKKDFDSRDVQTSIVGALSLKVEEPVFESQTKTKLGSQNMTPDGITIRSFVVDFLKTNLDNFLHKNKEIADALLRKIQQSERERKEIADIKKIANQRAKKANIHNKKLRDCRIHLTDGRKADDEQKLESTVFITEGDSASGSITKARNVQTQAVFSLRGKPLNCYGMTKKVVYQNEELNLLQHALDIEDGIENLRYNRVVIATDADVDGMHIRLLLLTFFLQFFPDLVKSGHLYILDTPLFRVRDKQKTFYCYSEQEKQEAIKKLRGKAEITRFKGLGEISPKEFEDFIGADIRLEPVILGEKTKIEDLLGYYMGKNTPERQVFIIDNLKVELDEVMQEEEVMDLTEVEETATI